The nucleotide sequence GGGGGCCGATACGTTTTACGTTTCCGAGACAcaaaagcttcttttttttttttcccttggagatTTTCATTATTACTCCTCAGAGCCTTCACTTGTCacccaattttctttttctccaacttTAGGAGTCTCTTCAGGCGCTCCTTTCAGGGTTTAGGCACAACGTGGCTTCCTTTGAGACATAGGCAATATAGATTCCataccccttccccacccccacccccctcacctATTTCCAGACAGTTTCAGGGAATTCACTCTGTCCCCCGTAGGTCCAGAAACTAACAGAAGTCATGGAGCGCTCCTCTGTTTTCAGGGTCATCTGTCCCTTCAGCCACGCGGTCTGCAAAATCTCCTGCTTCACTTGGTAATCCAAAACCTTCACGAGCACAGATCTGGGGTGTTTGGGCGGCAAGTTCCTGGCTTCTGTTCCTGATGGGCCTTCTAGACTGCTCTCCGGGGTGGGGTCTCTCTCAGAGCCGGGAAGAGGGCAGTGCAGCTCATGTTCAGTTTCTCCCCCATTCTTCAGCTCCCCACCGCTCACAGTCCCTCTTGTCCCGTAGTCCTTGTGAATCCCGAGCCACCGCTCCGGGTCGAGAAGAAAGAGCACCTTCTCTCTGACCCTGGAATGGTGGTCCatgctttctcctcttccttattCGGTCGCTGCTGAGGCTGCATCTCTCCCTCCTTGGGTCCGAGCTTCTGGTGGAGTTTCCGTTGGCTCCGGCTgcagctgtatgactctgaagGATAAAGCGAGTAGGATAGAGGCAAAGGAAGTCTCAAGACTCAACTCGTTCTGAAATTCAAGTGGGTTCCGCAATCCTGGCTCCCACCTCATCATAAGTCAGTTGGTTAGGTGAATCAACCAGGCTTCCAGCTCAGAGCTGACCTTTAATCCCCACGTGGGGGAGTAGTATTTTAATTCATTCCATGAATAGCCGCTTAACGGGGCTAGTAGAGGTGAATTTACTAGAGGTCCTTATCCAGGCAGGACAGCCTTGGGCGAAATGTTGAAGTTGGCGGAATTTACCTttgcttctctcctcctcctccctgccccgccccctgTAACATCTCTAtcatcatcttcccctcccccaactcttttaaagaaaaaataattctctaATAAAATTATcggttttatttatatttttaatggtatatatttatataatatatttattatatttatatatgtatgtatgcatatatacaatttttttttaacaaaccgTGTGGTGCATATCCACCGTGGCTAATTCTCATTCCCGGGGGTGTCCTttttcaatgcttttttttctttctttcttcgtCCATTATCCTTTATTTTCTCTGCCCTCTGATTCTTTgacccatctttccttcctttctccttttcccactcacctctctcttctttcatctcttccttcccctttctccctttcctctcatcTTTCATTTCCCTCCCAACCATCCTGACAATCCACCCCCTTCCCTAGTCTATTATTTCTACTTGTTCTTCAGAGCAGAGGAGTGAACTTTTGCCTCTCTCCACAACGAACACAATGCTTGGATAATATTggccttaaaaaaatctttaatgaaGGAATGACTTAGGACCTTTGGACCAATAAGAAACAACAGGGCCCGAATTTCCCCAAGTCAAAGCAGACCTTTGCTGGCTAACCTTACAAATGAAAGAACAAAGCAAACTCCAAAAACCCACAagcttttttgctgccttttcTACTTCACTCATCTAAATGTATTTTCAGCTCTACACCTTGAATCACCAAGCTAGAATGTTAAAAGCCTTTGAGCAAATAAGATTTTCAGtcattgtgtttttgtttgtcctgcCTTTTGAGGATTTCTAAAACAGCTGCTCagttcatctttgttttctttagaatCCTATGCTTGTTCTACTTGGCCATCATCCATTCCTAATGTTCTACTTGGCCATCATCCATCCGAATGTTCTACTTGAAAGGATGACATGTATGGGTtagttttttaaagtaatttttaaactgatcttttcagtggcatttttttccctcttattttcgAACCTTGACAATAGAAAAGgtggaaaaagagaggagaatcataggatcatccACTTAGATTGAAGAGACATTAAAGATTATATtgtccaacctcatcattttacatataaagaagtTGAAGCCCAAAGAACCAAGTGACTTACTTATAGTAACCCAGGAAAGGGACAGAATTTTGAGAAGGCAGGGATTTTAGGGAGGTAAAAAGAGTCTCCTCTGATCCATTATCTGGCCAAGTATTGTCCTATTCAAAATCATCATATGTCATTCCATTGCAACACTGGGTTTATTTCATGAACCTGGGCATTCTAAGCCTCAGGAGACTGCCGTGGTGTTTGGTCTGATAGCCCTATAATGAGTGAAACCCATGTGCTCTACTTAGAATTTATCCTGGCTGTTTTTCTTCCATCCCAAGATCTACTTGTGTATCTTTCTCTCAGTTCAAAGCTCTTTACCTCTTAGCTGTTCTGACAAACTAATCTCAGTTAATGGGCTGGTGGAACATTAACTAGTCTCAGAGAAGACTTTATTGATAACTAGGGACCTCCATTCCCTGTCTGTGTATGCAGTTTAAGGTAGCCTTTTGAAGACAATGCCCTTGCCTAACTCAAAACAACAAGTATAATGGTAAGAATTTCAAGCCTGATAGGGACAAAGGATCAgacaggggaagggggagatatTGGGAGGGAGATTATGCTTTGGATCACCTCTTCAATTGTGTTTTACAGGGAATATCTTCCATCAAGGACACTGTATGAGAAAATAGTAGAAATTTGGACTAGACTGAGCTAAAGCAGAGTCTTTGCTCAAGACTGTGTAAGATGTGAttacattttcttatctgtaaaatgcagtttagactctctcttccccacctccacccctagGAATGTCCTGAGGATTCCTGAGATAACATCTGTGGTGGGTTCTGATTGAGAGATCTGGTAAGTTTAGGTGGCTATTACAAAGAAATGAATATATGAGTGGAAGGAGACCCTGCCCCTCATTCAAAGGCTTAAGCAAAGAGAATTTGTAGATGTCAAGAGGTTGGTTGTGTGGATTAACTCCAATTtccaattatatatgtgtgtgtgtatgtgtgtgatatatatatatatatatatatatttatatacagtttgtacatatttacatgtagtctcccccattagactatgagcttcttgagagcagggactatctttcacctttctttgtagccccaaagcttagcacagtgccagttacatagtaggcacttaatagatgtttatttatTGACTGGCATGGAGtaaaacagtggtgtcaaactcgaaTAGAAAAAGGGGCCACTATAATACACATAATGATCCTTatgggctacatattgacttgtAAAACCACAGAATAATATTATCTAtgtattattgtatttttatttattttgttaaatatttcttaacttCATTTTAATCTGGTAATCAGAAGTATCTTGGgtcatgtgtttgacacctccaAAGAAAAGGAACAATAAGGTAGCTTTCTAAAAAAGATACTGTCATGTAAATAATAATACCAAGGttgaaattcaaactcagacATGAATAGTATGGACCTGGGTAAACCACTTAATCTCTGCAAGCTTCAGGTAATTCCCTAAAATTTATCCACTAaattataaatgattttttaatagattagggaagggaaagaggagagatagTGCTCTACTATGAAGGAGACCCCAACCTAGGAGATTATCTCAGACTTATTTAGCACCAGGTTTCCAAGGAACCTCTGGGGCATTTAGCGTGAGAGGCACCCCTCCCCGCTGTGATTCTGCTCTCTGActctctttctctgcccctcCTGCACTGATCTTTGCCCTCTCTCACCCTCTGTATTGAGAGGCAGGGTGACATAGTAGAGCCAAGTTGAAGCCAAGTAGACCTGGATTCCAGGCCTACCTCTGAAATATACTAGACCTGCATATACATGGGCAGGTTATTTATTCTCTCAGtcctctagacaactctctaaaacttataaattacagaaaaagtgtcaacctgcattggtagagagagttttcttGCCTAAGGGatttcctataccaataaaatcagaggtaCAGTACCTATCTTTATTTCTATGCCATGCAAAAGTTTTGGTATGAGAGAAGGAGATGCCACTCCAACAAAAATCATAGAAAATTGACATATGAAGAGAAGTCAAAGTAAATCAAATTCAGAAGAATGAAGTCTGAAGGTAAATTCAACTGGCAAGCAGGTGGCAGGTCTATCTAGGACAGGAACAGGGAGGAAGTGCTGATGAGGGTGTAGCAGCTTTCATGATTCAGGATG is from Trichosurus vulpecula isolate mTriVul1 chromosome 7, mTriVul1.pri, whole genome shotgun sequence and encodes:
- the C7H6orf141 gene encoding uncharacterized protein C6orf141 homolog encodes the protein MRISHGGYAPHGRGESMDHHSRVREKVLFLLDPERWLGIHKDYGTRGTVSGGELKNGGETEHELHCPLPGSERDPTPESSLEGPSGTEARNLPPKHPRSVLVKVLDYQVKQEILQTAWLKGQMTLKTEERSMTSVSFWTYGGQSEFPETVWK